Proteins co-encoded in one Kribbella solani genomic window:
- a CDS encoding phosphotransferase — MGLTDRQRELLASWLPSAEVVKDHSWGVLGTLVLELRQGGDRYIAKAGDETDHHLARELRAHREWLRPWTAQGRGPQLVHADADAKLLLTRYLPGQLVQGSPYEWTADTYYQAGELLAAFHQQSAVDDAEYETVENGKALTYLAAKHRIAPDLTERLRVIITAWPTPPATLVPTHGDWQPRNWLIDHGTVRVIDLGRADLRPAYTDLARLAAQQFRTKPALEPAFIEGYGKDPRDPDAWVRTRLREAVSTAVWAYQVGDETFEQQGHRMIAEALATIRQ, encoded by the coding sequence GTGGGACTCACCGATCGGCAGCGCGAGCTGCTCGCCAGCTGGCTGCCGTCCGCCGAGGTCGTCAAGGACCACAGCTGGGGCGTCCTCGGCACCCTCGTCCTCGAGCTTCGCCAGGGCGGCGACCGGTACATCGCGAAGGCCGGCGACGAAACCGACCATCACCTCGCCCGCGAACTCCGCGCCCATCGCGAGTGGCTGCGTCCGTGGACCGCGCAGGGGAGGGGGCCGCAGCTCGTACATGCCGACGCGGACGCCAAGCTGCTGCTCACCCGCTACCTGCCGGGGCAGCTGGTTCAGGGTTCGCCGTACGAGTGGACAGCCGACACGTACTACCAGGCCGGCGAACTACTCGCCGCGTTCCACCAGCAATCAGCCGTGGACGACGCCGAGTACGAGACGGTCGAGAACGGCAAAGCGCTGACCTACCTCGCTGCCAAGCACCGCATCGCACCGGATCTCACCGAACGGCTTCGCGTGATCATCACCGCCTGGCCGACGCCGCCCGCGACCCTCGTACCGACGCACGGCGACTGGCAGCCGCGCAACTGGCTGATCGACCACGGCACCGTACGCGTCATCGACCTCGGCCGCGCCGACCTGCGCCCCGCGTACACGGACCTGGCCCGGCTCGCCGCGCAACAGTTCCGCACCAAGCCCGCGCTCGAGCCGGCGTTTATCGAGGGGTACGGCAAGGACCCGCGTGACCCGGATGCCTGGGTGCGCACGCGTCTTCGCGAGGCGGTGAGTACCGCGGTCTGGGCGTACCAGGTCGGCGACGAAACCTTCGAACAACAAGGCCACCGCATGATCGCCGAGGCCCTCGCCACAATTCGCCAGTGA
- a CDS encoding helix-turn-helix transcriptional regulator, translated as MKYDESPTARTLMVLELIQNTPGITADQLSDKLGVSERAARRYVAILREADIPIESMRGPYGGYRVGRGLRLPPLMFSTTEALGLVMAVLEGPRGAADPVENALGKIIRVLPEPIARSTDAIRRVSARGPDPGARTPDPEITAALVAESTAGHRITIHYRRHHDEWPMDVDPWAVVVRRGRWYLLCWSHTKDAQRVLRVDKITKVEPQAAEFTTPPDLDALAVVEEHLAMGWKYPIEVEIDAPLDEVAHWIRRSMGRLEPIDATHTRLLASTDEPDWYAAQLTALHAPYRILAGPELQTAAQTLGQRLIAASTLI; from the coding sequence ATGAAGTACGACGAGAGCCCGACCGCGCGGACCCTGATGGTGCTCGAGCTGATCCAGAACACCCCCGGCATCACCGCCGACCAGCTCAGCGACAAGCTCGGCGTCTCCGAACGCGCCGCCCGCCGGTACGTCGCGATCCTCCGCGAAGCCGACATCCCGATCGAGTCGATGCGCGGCCCGTACGGCGGGTACCGCGTCGGCCGCGGGCTGCGATTGCCGCCACTGATGTTCAGTACAACCGAAGCGCTCGGCCTGGTGATGGCGGTCCTCGAAGGACCACGCGGCGCCGCCGACCCGGTCGAGAACGCGCTCGGCAAGATCATCCGCGTACTGCCCGAGCCGATCGCCCGCTCCACGGACGCGATCCGCCGGGTCAGTGCCCGCGGCCCGGATCCCGGCGCGCGTACGCCCGACCCCGAGATCACCGCCGCCCTCGTCGCCGAAAGCACGGCCGGCCACCGGATCACCATCCACTACCGCCGGCACCACGACGAGTGGCCGATGGACGTCGACCCGTGGGCGGTCGTCGTACGCCGCGGCCGCTGGTACTTGCTGTGCTGGTCGCACACCAAGGACGCCCAACGCGTGCTCCGCGTCGACAAGATCACCAAGGTCGAACCGCAGGCCGCCGAGTTCACCACCCCACCCGACCTGGACGCGCTGGCCGTCGTCGAAGAACACCTCGCGATGGGCTGGAAGTACCCCATCGAGGTAGAAATCGACGCCCCGCTGGATGAGGTCGCCCACTGGATCCGCCGCAGCATGGGCCGCCTCGAACCCATCGACGCCACCCACACCCGCCTCTTGGCCAGCACCGACGAACCAGACTGGTACGCCGCCCAACTGACCGCCCTCCACGCCCCCTACCGAATCCTCGCCGGCCCCGAACTCCAGACCGCCGCCCAAACCCTCGGCCAACGCCTAATAGCCGCCAGCACCCTGATCTGA
- a CDS encoding SDR family oxidoreductase, whose product MRVVIAGGHGQIALRLTKLLSGAGHEVIGLVRNPSHEADVAAAGGRTAVLDLEQTDAGAVAEVLAGADVAIFAAGAGPGSGNARKDTVDRGAAALFADAAEQAGVRRHLQVGSMGADRAGSLTDDSTFTVYLKAKWAAEEDLRARDLDWTVLRPGGLTDDPGTGSVYLADKTGNGRISRDDVALVLAGLCDTPAAIGRTLELIAGDTAVPAALESL is encoded by the coding sequence ATGCGAGTCGTGATTGCGGGTGGGCACGGGCAGATCGCGCTACGGCTGACGAAGCTGCTGAGCGGTGCCGGGCACGAAGTCATCGGGCTGGTACGCAATCCGTCGCATGAAGCCGACGTCGCGGCAGCCGGTGGGCGTACCGCCGTGCTCGATCTCGAACAGACCGACGCCGGCGCGGTCGCCGAGGTGCTGGCAGGCGCGGATGTCGCGATCTTCGCGGCCGGCGCCGGACCGGGCAGCGGCAACGCCCGCAAGGACACCGTCGACCGCGGCGCGGCGGCGCTGTTCGCCGACGCGGCCGAGCAGGCCGGCGTACGGCGGCATCTCCAGGTCGGCTCGATGGGCGCCGACCGGGCCGGATCGCTCACCGACGACTCGACGTTCACCGTGTACCTGAAGGCCAAATGGGCGGCCGAGGAAGACCTGCGCGCCCGCGACCTGGACTGGACCGTCCTCCGGCCCGGCGGCCTCACCGACGACCCAGGCACCGGATCGGTGTACCTGGCGGACAAGACCGGGAACGGCCGGATCAGCCGCGACGACGTGGCACTGGTCCTGGCCGGTCTCTGTGACACTCCGGCCGCGATCGGCCGGACGCTCGAGCTGATCGCCGGCGACACCGCGGTGCCGGCGGCGCTCGAGTCCCTCTGA
- a CDS encoding helix-turn-helix transcriptional regulator yields MRADRLVAALLLMQARGRVTAAELADELDISIATARRDLEALSTAGIPVYPQPGRNGGWQLVGGARTDLSGLSATEAQALFLLVGPAASIAPDAKAALRKLVRALPQTFREHAEAAAEAVVIDPARWGEHVKERPELVRRLQDAVVRRHRVRMVYGRATTERLVDPLGLVDKDDVWYLVAWTEQGQRTFRVDRIVSAEETAEEFTRPDGFDLAVAWSEIVERMEERRSGLTATVLMEERHVWVMQDRLGRNCQVDGMDGERARLLITAPTPLMIAQQLAGWGGSIEVVGPPSVQAELARLGQELVDRYGATG; encoded by the coding sequence ATGCGTGCGGATCGGCTGGTAGCGGCGCTGTTGCTGATGCAGGCGCGGGGCCGCGTCACCGCCGCCGAGCTCGCCGACGAGCTGGACATCTCGATCGCGACCGCACGCCGCGACCTCGAAGCGCTGTCCACCGCCGGCATCCCCGTTTATCCACAGCCCGGACGCAACGGTGGCTGGCAGTTGGTCGGTGGTGCGCGTACGGATCTGAGCGGACTGAGCGCGACCGAAGCGCAGGCGCTGTTCCTGCTGGTCGGCCCGGCCGCGTCGATCGCCCCGGACGCGAAGGCGGCGCTCCGCAAGCTCGTCCGCGCGTTGCCGCAGACGTTTCGTGAACACGCGGAGGCCGCCGCCGAGGCGGTGGTGATCGATCCGGCGCGGTGGGGCGAACACGTGAAAGAGCGGCCGGAGCTCGTACGCCGCCTGCAGGATGCGGTCGTACGCCGTCACCGGGTTCGAATGGTCTACGGCCGCGCGACGACCGAGCGGCTCGTGGACCCGCTCGGGCTCGTAGATAAGGACGATGTCTGGTACCTGGTTGCCTGGACCGAGCAGGGGCAGCGTACGTTCCGCGTGGATCGGATCGTGTCGGCCGAGGAAACCGCCGAGGAGTTCACCCGGCCGGACGGATTCGACCTCGCGGTCGCGTGGAGCGAGATCGTCGAGCGGATGGAGGAACGCCGTTCCGGGCTGACCGCGACCGTGCTGATGGAGGAACGCCACGTCTGGGTGATGCAGGACCGCCTCGGCCGGAACTGCCAGGTCGACGGGATGGACGGTGAGCGGGCGCGGCTGTTGATCACCGCGCCGACGCCATTGATGATCGCGCAGCAGCTGGCCGGGTGGGGCGGTTCGATCGAAGTGGTCGGACCGCCTTCCGTACAAGCCGAACTGGCGCGGCTCGGGCAGGAACTCGTCGATCGGTACGGGGCCACCGGCTAG
- a CDS encoding isochorismatase family protein: protein MSTLPDRPNTALLVVDVQNGVVAGAHERDRVVANIATLVGKARAGNVPVVWVQHSSENLPMNSDEWQFVPELTREEPERLVHKTYPDSFEATDLEEVLSLAGVSHLIVSGAQTDECIRSTLHGAIARGYDVTLVGDAHTTEDLSEYGAPTPDKVIAHTNLYWQYHRAPDRKAGVQTTDEVTFSR from the coding sequence ATGTCCACGTTGCCCGATCGGCCGAACACAGCTCTGTTGGTGGTCGACGTCCAGAACGGTGTCGTCGCCGGCGCACACGAGCGCGACCGCGTGGTCGCGAACATTGCCACCTTGGTCGGCAAGGCGCGCGCCGGCAACGTACCGGTCGTCTGGGTCCAGCACTCCAGTGAGAACCTGCCCATGAACAGCGACGAGTGGCAGTTCGTCCCGGAGCTCACCCGCGAGGAGCCGGAGCGGCTCGTCCACAAGACCTACCCCGATTCCTTCGAAGCCACCGATCTGGAAGAGGTCCTTTCCCTGGCCGGCGTCAGTCACCTGATCGTCAGCGGCGCCCAGACCGACGAGTGCATCCGCTCAACCTTGCACGGCGCGATCGCCCGCGGCTACGACGTGACCCTGGTCGGCGACGCGCACACCACGGAGGACCTGAGCGAGTACGGCGCCCCGACGCCCGACAAGGTGATCGCCCACACCAACCTCTACTGGCAGTACCACCGCGCCCCTGACCGCAAGGCCGGCGTCCAAACCACCGACGAGGTGACCTTCAGTCGGTGA
- a CDS encoding tautomerase family protein → MPSSLIEVRRPYTEAEEVALIDAVHDALVTAFKIPAQDKNVRLVVHAPHRFACSPRLSTPEYFTLVTIDCFAGRSVDAKRALYAAIVDNLQPLNIPADHVTIVVRDLATENWGLRGGHAACDLDLGFTITV, encoded by the coding sequence ATGCCGAGTTCGCTCATCGAGGTTCGTCGTCCGTACACCGAGGCAGAGGAGGTCGCACTGATCGACGCGGTTCATGACGCGCTGGTGACCGCCTTCAAGATCCCGGCACAGGACAAGAACGTACGGCTGGTCGTGCACGCACCACACCGGTTCGCCTGCTCGCCACGGTTGAGTACGCCGGAGTACTTCACGCTCGTCACCATCGACTGCTTCGCCGGTCGTTCGGTCGACGCCAAGCGCGCCCTGTACGCAGCGATTGTCGACAATCTGCAGCCGTTGAACATCCCGGCCGACCACGTCACGATCGTCGTCCGGGACCTCGCCACCGAGAACTGGGGCCTGCGCGGCGGTCACGCGGCCTGCGATCTCGACCTCGGCTTCACCATCACCGTCTGA
- a CDS encoding OsmC family protein: MADTLRQVSFERLANSSYEVKNARGGSIRVGSGGADTDFTPVELLLAAIGTCSAIDVDVVVSRRAEPDEFTAVVRGDKIRDAEEGNRMENLAVEFTIRFPEGEDGDKAREALPRAVKMSHDRLCTVSRTVELGTAVTTTVND, from the coding sequence ATGGCAGACACACTGCGGCAGGTCAGTTTCGAGCGCCTGGCGAACAGCAGCTACGAGGTGAAAAACGCCCGCGGCGGGAGCATCCGGGTCGGCTCCGGTGGCGCCGACACCGACTTCACGCCGGTGGAGTTGCTGCTGGCCGCGATCGGTACCTGTTCGGCGATCGACGTCGACGTCGTGGTCAGCCGGCGGGCCGAGCCGGACGAGTTCACCGCGGTGGTGCGCGGCGACAAGATCCGGGACGCCGAGGAAGGCAACCGGATGGAGAACCTGGCGGTCGAGTTCACGATCCGGTTCCCCGAGGGCGAGGACGGCGACAAGGCGCGGGAGGCCCTGCCGCGAGCGGTGAAGATGTCGCACGACCGCCTCTGCACGGTCAGCCGCACGGTCGAGCTGGGCACCGCGGTCACCACGACCGTCAACGACTGA
- a CDS encoding DUF1905 domain-containing protein, producing MNEVVFSGEIWYWRGPAPWYFITVPDEECAYFELEGNVVSYGWGMIPVVAEIGGSVWDTSMFPKDGRYLLPVKAAVRRAEDLDDGDVPTVRLRLRV from the coding sequence ATGAACGAGGTCGTGTTTTCCGGGGAGATCTGGTACTGGCGGGGGCCGGCGCCGTGGTATTTCATCACCGTGCCGGACGAGGAGTGCGCGTACTTCGAGCTGGAAGGGAACGTCGTCAGTTACGGCTGGGGGATGATCCCGGTGGTCGCAGAGATCGGCGGGAGTGTGTGGGACACCTCGATGTTTCCGAAGGACGGGCGGTACCTGCTGCCGGTGAAGGCGGCGGTTCGCCGGGCCGAGGACCTCGACGACGGCGACGTACCGACTGTTCGCTTGCGCTTGCGGGTCTGA
- a CDS encoding sugar nucleotide-binding protein: MRLLVTGAAGLLGRELLRSGPLCGHEVVPAYHSAVVAGGVRLDVRRRDAVREVIRTVRPDGIIHAAYRQDDWATTADGAVNVALEADGARLVFVSSDAVFSSRESRWTEDEPPRPETAYGAAKAAAETAIRALTPAAVIARTSIIVGSDGTSGEELRAHQLAGGEPGSFFTDNIRCPVHVADLAAALLELLGSGISGVAHLAGPEALSRYQLGRLIAIRDGLDPDALRSTPGVPSNILLDAQRTQATLTTHLRPPSEFLKDR; this comes from the coding sequence GTGAGGTTGCTAGTCACTGGTGCCGCCGGACTGCTGGGGCGGGAGTTGTTGCGGTCCGGCCCGCTGTGCGGCCATGAGGTCGTGCCCGCGTACCACTCGGCGGTGGTCGCGGGTGGCGTACGGCTCGACGTCCGGCGGCGAGATGCGGTACGGGAGGTGATCCGTACGGTGCGGCCGGATGGGATCATCCATGCCGCGTACCGGCAGGACGACTGGGCGACGACGGCTGACGGCGCGGTGAATGTCGCGCTGGAAGCTGATGGTGCGCGGCTGGTGTTCGTGTCGAGCGATGCGGTGTTTTCGTCGCGCGAATCCAGGTGGACGGAGGACGAGCCGCCGCGTCCGGAGACTGCCTACGGCGCGGCGAAGGCAGCCGCCGAAACCGCAATCCGCGCGTTGACCCCAGCTGCGGTGATCGCACGAACGTCGATCATCGTCGGCTCGGACGGCACCTCGGGCGAAGAACTTCGAGCACACCAATTGGCAGGCGGAGAGCCAGGATCGTTCTTCACTGACAACATCCGGTGTCCGGTTCATGTCGCCGACCTTGCGGCCGCGCTGCTCGAGTTGCTGGGGTCCGGCATCAGCGGAGTTGCCCACCTGGCCGGACCCGAAGCCCTGAGCCGGTATCAGCTCGGTCGGCTGATCGCGATCCGCGACGGCCTCGACCCGGATGCCCTGCGATCCACTCCAGGTGTCCCGTCGAACATCCTCCTGGACGCCCAACGCACCCAGGCAACCCTGACCACCCACCTCCGCCCGCCCTCGGAGTTCCTGAAGGACAGGTAG
- a CDS encoding DUF3626 domain-containing protein: MITLHFHPNWPHKGETVIDSMATDGFYRSQFTTGISNGGLTAFQGACSDRRQRSIQPDGAMSRGGRGDS; this comes from the coding sequence ATGATCACCCTGCATTTCCACCCGAACTGGCCACACAAGGGTGAAACGGTGATCGATTCAATGGCAACAGACGGCTTCTATCGGTCGCAATTCACCACCGGCATTTCCAACGGGGGACTGACAGCATTCCAGGGCGCGTGCAGCGACCGACGTCAGCGATCAATCCAGCCTGACGGAGCTATGTCGCGCGGGGGACGAGGCGACAGCTGA
- a CDS encoding LppU/SCO3897 family protein, whose translation MTTSPPEPPQNPYSGQPSGYGPPPEQQFPQYGQQQQPQYNQQQSYAGEQQQYQPYPQQGQYPGQQGQYQQSFPQQGQPPHGQQQGQQAFAPQGQMICRFCGGFPAVDATVRGHQGLIIIMRFLKLQGPFCRTCGMASVRDMTTKSLWQGWWGIGSSIINPITMLMNIGPMQKFKSLPEPQPGPGRPMDPGKPLVQRPAMLMLLLPIVFIGLIVFANLNSTENKATVGACVVNKGTTRNPDVKVVDCSSSDAAFRIVGRIDDSTDDSQCDQYADAQASYYYQHGSTKYTLCLAPVK comes from the coding sequence GTGACCACATCCCCTCCCGAGCCGCCGCAGAACCCGTACTCCGGGCAGCCGAGCGGCTACGGTCCGCCGCCGGAGCAGCAGTTCCCACAGTACGGCCAGCAGCAGCAACCCCAGTACAACCAGCAGCAGTCGTACGCCGGTGAGCAGCAGCAGTACCAGCCGTACCCCCAGCAGGGCCAGTACCCAGGCCAGCAGGGTCAGTACCAGCAGTCGTTCCCACAGCAGGGACAGCCGCCGCACGGTCAGCAGCAGGGCCAGCAGGCGTTCGCGCCGCAGGGCCAGATGATCTGCCGGTTCTGCGGTGGGTTCCCGGCGGTCGACGCGACCGTTCGCGGTCACCAGGGCCTGATCATCATCATGCGGTTCCTGAAGCTGCAGGGCCCGTTCTGCCGTACCTGCGGGATGGCGTCGGTCCGTGACATGACCACGAAGAGCCTCTGGCAGGGCTGGTGGGGTATCGGTTCGTCGATCATCAACCCGATCACGATGCTGATGAACATCGGCCCGATGCAGAAGTTCAAGAGCCTGCCGGAGCCGCAGCCGGGCCCGGGCCGGCCGATGGACCCGGGCAAGCCGCTCGTCCAGCGCCCGGCGATGCTGATGCTGCTGCTCCCGATCGTGTTCATCGGCCTGATCGTGTTCGCGAACCTGAACTCGACCGAGAACAAGGCGACCGTCGGTGCCTGCGTGGTCAACAAGGGCACCACCAGGAACCCGGACGTCAAGGTCGTCGACTGCAGTTCGTCCGACGCCGCGTTCCGGATCGTCGGCCGGATCGACGACTCGACCGACGACAGCCAGTGCGACCAGTACGCCGACGCGCAGGCGTCGTACTACTACCAGCACGGCTCCACCAAGTACACGCTCTGCCTTGCACCAGTGAAGTAG
- a CDS encoding acetate--CoA ligase translates to MENRRRTGGHPMGAYDEIYRRSLDDPDGFWLEAADAITWTRRPAHAIDATDAPIYRWFPDGELNTSYNALDRHVEAGYGDRTALIYDSPVTGAGTSFTYTQLRDQVATFAGALASLGVGKGDRVIVYLPMVPEAVVAMLACARLGAIHSVVFGGFAPRELAARIDDATPKVIVAASCGIEPARVVEYKPIIDEALRLARHQPVHTVILQRPAAPADLGPHDLDWAALIADAAPADPVPVAATDPLYILYTSGTTGRPKGVVRDNGGHAVALAWTMRNVYDIGPGDVWWTASDVGWVVGHSYIVYAPLLVGATTVLYEGKPVGTPDAGAFWRVISEHGAKALFTAPTAIRAIKKFDPDAGELARYPMDSFQTLFLAGERLDPETYHWAHEHLGVPVVDHWWQTETGWPIAANPRGLEPLPTKPGSATVPMPGWDVRILDASGKELEPREEGAIAIRLPLPPGALPTLWGDDQRYIDSYLKSYDGYYLTGDGGYFDDDGYIFVMGRTDDVINVAGHRLSTGSIEAVVAAHPAVAECAVIGVQDALKGQLPRAFVVLKAGATVQPEVLRDELVATVRQEIGPVAAFRDVSVVDALPKTRSGKILRKTMRGIADGRDEPVPSTIEDPAVLDALRPILRG, encoded by the coding sequence ATGGAGAACAGGCGACGGACTGGAGGCCACCCGATGGGCGCGTACGACGAGATCTACCGGCGGAGCCTGGACGACCCGGACGGCTTCTGGCTCGAAGCGGCTGACGCGATCACCTGGACGCGGCGCCCAGCCCACGCGATCGACGCGACGGACGCACCGATCTACCGCTGGTTCCCGGACGGCGAGCTGAACACGTCGTACAACGCGCTGGACCGCCACGTCGAGGCTGGGTACGGCGACCGGACCGCGCTGATCTACGACTCACCGGTGACCGGCGCCGGCACATCGTTCACGTACACGCAACTGCGCGATCAGGTCGCGACCTTCGCCGGGGCGCTGGCATCGCTCGGCGTCGGCAAGGGCGATCGGGTGATCGTGTACCTGCCGATGGTCCCGGAAGCGGTCGTGGCGATGCTGGCCTGCGCCCGGCTCGGCGCGATCCACTCGGTCGTGTTCGGCGGCTTCGCGCCGCGCGAGCTGGCGGCCCGGATCGACGACGCGACGCCGAAGGTGATCGTGGCCGCGTCCTGCGGGATCGAGCCGGCGCGCGTGGTCGAGTACAAACCGATCATCGACGAGGCGTTGCGGCTCGCGCGGCACCAGCCCGTACACACCGTGATCCTGCAGCGGCCCGCGGCACCGGCCGACCTCGGCCCGCACGACCTCGACTGGGCCGCGCTGATCGCTGATGCGGCACCGGCCGATCCGGTGCCGGTCGCGGCGACCGACCCGCTGTACATCCTGTACACCTCCGGTACGACCGGGCGGCCCAAAGGCGTGGTGCGCGACAACGGCGGGCACGCGGTCGCGCTCGCCTGGACGATGCGCAACGTGTACGACATCGGGCCCGGCGACGTGTGGTGGACCGCTTCGGATGTCGGGTGGGTCGTCGGGCACTCGTACATCGTGTACGCGCCGCTGCTGGTCGGGGCGACGACGGTCCTGTACGAAGGCAAGCCGGTCGGTACGCCGGACGCGGGCGCGTTCTGGCGCGTCATCTCGGAGCACGGCGCGAAGGCACTGTTCACCGCGCCGACCGCGATCCGGGCGATCAAGAAGTTCGACCCGGACGCCGGCGAACTCGCCCGGTATCCGATGGACAGCTTCCAGACCCTGTTCCTCGCGGGCGAGCGGCTGGACCCGGAGACGTACCACTGGGCGCACGAGCACCTCGGCGTACCGGTCGTGGATCACTGGTGGCAGACGGAGACCGGCTGGCCGATCGCCGCGAACCCGCGTGGGCTCGAACCGTTGCCGACCAAACCGGGCTCGGCGACCGTGCCGATGCCGGGCTGGGACGTCCGGATCCTGGATGCGTCGGGCAAGGAACTCGAGCCGCGCGAAGAAGGTGCGATCGCGATCAGGTTGCCGCTGCCGCCGGGTGCGCTGCCGACGTTGTGGGGCGACGACCAGCGCTACATCGACAGCTACCTGAAGTCTTACGACGGGTACTACCTGACTGGCGACGGCGGTTACTTCGACGACGACGGGTACATCTTCGTGATGGGGCGTACCGACGACGTCATCAATGTGGCCGGGCACCGGTTGTCCACCGGATCCATCGAGGCGGTGGTGGCGGCGCATCCGGCGGTTGCCGAATGCGCGGTGATCGGGGTGCAGGACGCGTTGAAGGGACAGTTGCCGCGGGCATTCGTCGTACTCAAGGCCGGCGCGACGGTGCAGCCCGAAGTACTGCGGGACGAACTGGTGGCCACGGTACGGCAGGAGATCGGACCGGTCGCAGCATTCCGGGACGTGTCGGTGGTGGACGCATTGCCGAAGACCCGCTCCGGGAAGATCCTCCGCAAGACGATGCGCGGCATCGCGGACGGCCGCGACGAACCCGTACCGTCGACGATCGAGGACCCCGCCGTCCTGGACGCCCTCCGCCCGATCTTGAGAGGTTAA
- a CDS encoding NUDIX domain-containing protein — protein sequence MGLRSTRHMTSVFLVRAGGVLLLFRRGSRVIADSWVGIGGHVEPHEHTDPTAAALRELHEEIGVTPDQLTNLSMRYVALRDTGTELRTTYYFTADLHPNAPIPAECAEGELRWFDLTLDPATLECRPAPATSYPTG from the coding sequence ATGGGACTCCGTTCGACCCGGCACATGACGTCCGTGTTCCTCGTCCGCGCCGGGGGAGTACTGCTGCTCTTCCGCCGCGGCTCCCGCGTGATCGCCGACTCGTGGGTGGGCATCGGCGGCCACGTCGAACCGCACGAACACACCGACCCGACTGCCGCGGCCCTACGCGAGCTACACGAGGAGATCGGGGTCACGCCCGACCAACTGACCAACCTCTCGATGCGGTACGTAGCCCTCCGCGACACCGGCACCGAACTCCGCACCACGTACTACTTCACCGCCGACCTCCACCCCAACGCCCCCATCCCAGCGGAATGCGCCGAGGGGGAGTTGCGCTGGTTCGACCTGACCCTCGACCCAGCCACCCTGGAATGCCGCCCAGCGCCCGCTACGTCCTACCCCACTGGCTAA
- a CDS encoding aldo/keto reductase, which translates to MQNSQEYAPLPINLSSGIAESKSGEFWRLGEVEVRRIGFGTKRLAGGASRPDGTDGTDGPGGAAGSDPQQRAVALLRRAVELGVNHLDTAAFYPSHGRHGQTSFESLGWANDVIRRALAPYPTGLVIATKVGPTAHGMARPDELPGLVDDELRVLGVEALDLVYLRQMGLPSIAEHFGVLAELRTRGKIRELGISNVRVEHLAEARAIAPVVAVQNRYGVGFGRTNDEMLRLCGAAGIAFVPFFALAAEAREAGGVTESAAILEIAERHAATTAQIRLAWTLSRGDHVLAIPGTSSTHHLEENLKAGEIALSPADLATLDSITD; encoded by the coding sequence ATGCAGAATTCACAGGAATATGCGCCGTTACCAATAAACCTATCATCGGGAATTGCGGAAAGCAAGTCCGGGGAATTCTGGCGGCTCGGGGAGGTCGAGGTCCGGCGGATCGGCTTCGGCACGAAGCGCCTGGCCGGCGGAGCCTCCAGGCCCGACGGCACCGACGGCACCGACGGCCCAGGCGGTGCAGCAGGCAGCGATCCGCAGCAACGGGCGGTCGCGTTGCTGCGGCGGGCGGTCGAGCTGGGCGTGAACCATCTCGACACGGCCGCGTTCTACCCCAGTCACGGGCGGCACGGTCAGACGAGCTTCGAGAGTCTCGGCTGGGCGAACGACGTGATCCGGCGGGCGCTCGCCCCGTACCCGACGGGGCTGGTGATCGCGACAAAGGTCGGCCCGACGGCGCACGGAATGGCCCGCCCGGACGAATTGCCGGGTCTTGTGGACGACGAGTTGCGCGTACTCGGCGTGGAGGCGCTTGACCTGGTGTACCTGCGGCAAATGGGATTGCCGTCGATCGCGGAACATTTCGGCGTACTCGCGGAACTGCGTACGCGGGGAAAGATCCGCGAGCTCGGGATCTCGAACGTCCGCGTCGAGCACCTGGCCGAAGCGCGGGCGATCGCGCCGGTGGTCGCGGTGCAGAACCGGTACGGCGTTGGGTTCGGGCGGACGAATGACGAGATGCTGCGGCTCTGTGGCGCGGCCGGGATCGCGTTCGTGCCGTTCTTCGCGCTGGCCGCCGAGGCGCGGGAGGCCGGTGGGGTGACCGAGTCGGCGGCGATTCTGGAGATCGCCGAGCGGCACGCGGCGACGACGGCTCAGATCCGGTTGGCGTGGACGTTGAGCCGTGGCGATCATGTGCTCGCGATTCCGGGCACCTCCAGTACGCACCACCTTGAGGAGAACTTGAAGGCAGGCGAGATCGCGCTCTCCCCCGCGGACCTCGCCACGCTGGACAGCATCACCGACTGA